One region of Diabrotica undecimpunctata isolate CICGRU chromosome 6, icDiaUnde3, whole genome shotgun sequence genomic DNA includes:
- the LOC140444139 gene encoding abscission/NoCut checkpoint regulator, with protein sequence MSCNQCNTKFNFFHKEMGCGCCGLAFCSKCIKQKSKVPSKGDEEINVCKKCYLRINSGTSQTVNRPPPDVFIKRLETLENPAAPPITVYKKADPKMESLRSGLSAADQKLLERLEKLKDDGKGPPPTESEIRERLRNLKGENEYVEGPSKAVYTVDTRTDQEKADSLLEQFVNERDIELSHQNLDGIEARVAALREQGVRPNEGPYMQNLHDSSGSEEEVDKVTKKIMDEVALDERLPSSILSKTKSSSRESKEEDEVEDGSPELPWCVLCNNDAKYRCMDCSGDLYCSSCNTEVHKNWGDTDHHVVPYKPR encoded by the exons ATGTCGTGCAATCAGTGTAATACTAAATTCAACTTTTTCCACAAAGAA ATGGGTTGTGGCTGCTGTGGTTTAGCCTTTTGTAGTAAATGTATCAAGCAAAAATCCAAAGTACCTTCGAAAGGCGATGAAGAAATTAATGTTTGTAAGAAGTGTTATCTGAGAATAAACTCGGGAACTTCTCAAACTGTCAACAGGCCGCCACCGGatgtatttattaa GAGATTAGAAACTTTAGAAAACCCAGCTGCACCTCCTATAACTGTATATAAAAAAGCAGATCCAAAAATGGAATCATTACGTAGTGGTCTCTCTGCTGCTGATCAGAAGCTGTTGGAAAGATTAGAGAAACTGAAAGATGATGGAAAAGGACCACCGCCAACTGAATCTGAAATTAGGGAGAGATTAAGGAATCTTAAAGGAGAAAATGAATATGTAGAGGGACCTAGTAAAGCA GTGTACACTGTGGACACAAGAACAGACCAAGAAAAAGCTGATTCTCTTCTGGAGCAATTTGTGAATGAGCGAGATATTGAACTGTCTCATCAAAACCTTGATGGCATAGAAGCCAGAGTGGCAGCTTTAAGGGAACAAGGGGTCAGGCCAAATGAGGGACCATATATGCAGAATTTACATGATTCCAGTGGATCTGAAGAAGAAGTTGATAAAGTAACAAAAAAG ATAATGGATGAAGTAGCCTTAGATGAACGCTTACCCTCAAGCATACTATCCAAAACCAAATCCTCTTCTAGAGAATccaaagaagaagacgaagtagAGGATGGCTCGCCTGAATTGCCTTGGTGTGTTCTATGCAACAATGATGCCAAGTATAGATGCATGGACTGTAGTGGTGATTTATACTGTAGTTCCTGCAATACCGAAGTCCATAAAAATTGGGGCGATACCGATCACCATGTTGTTCCATACAAACCACGTTAA
- the Yod1 gene encoding ubiquitin thioesterase Otu1, giving the protein MAGFALRIKTKSGQQVVNTLTRESTIKELKQVLSTLSNIPVNRLQVLSGFPPKILELNQDNEAIGSKGISSGDTLILEEKPVPIVEEIQDQDVAMSENDAEIPFHTPDILLKHVVPSDNSCLFTSFQFVLNGKIDKSGTVNPYLRKLVAESIQNDKDNYNEAVLGKPVEAYCAWIQDEKSWGGAIELSILANHYGIEIAVIDTINAIINKFGEDRQYPLRVFLLFDGIHYDPIFLEPLDGGKIQTIFMTDDDRLLKQAEELAREAKSSRQFTDVNKFTLKCMICNIMLTGQVAAQQHAQSTGHANFGEV; this is encoded by the exons ATGGCTGGATTTGCTTTGAGAATAAAAACTAAATCAGGACAGCAAGTAGTAAACACCTTAACTAGAGAAAGCACTATAAAGGAACTGAAACAGGTTCTTTCAACTTTATCCAACATACCTGTAAACAGATTGCAAGTGCTTTCAGGTTTTCCACCTAAAATATTAGAGCTAAATCAAGACAATGAAGCTATTGGAAGTAAAGGAATATCTTCAG GTGATACTctaatattagaagaaaaaccaGTTCCTATTGTAGAGGAAATCCAGGATCAAGATGTAGCCATGTCAGAAAATGATGCAGAAATTCCATTCCATACACCTGATATCCTGTTAAAACATGTTGTGCCTTCAGATAACTCTTGCTTGTTCACAAGCTTTCAATTTGTACTAAATGGTAAAATTGATAAAAGTGGTACAGTCAATCCATATTTGAGGAAGCTGGTAGCAGAGTCTATACAGAATGATAAGGATAACTACAATGAAGCTGTACTTGGAAAGCCAGTAGAAGCCTATTGTGCCTGGATTCAGGATGAAAAATCTTGGG gtGGAGCAATAGAACTATCGATATTAGCCAACCACTATGGCATCGAAATAGCTGTAATCGACACCATTAATGCCATTATCAATAAGTTTGGAGAGGACAGGCAGTATCCTCTAAGAGTCTTTCTCCTATTCGATGGCATACATTATGATCCTATTTTTTTGGAACCATTAGAT gGCGGTAAAATTCAAACCATCTTCATGACAGATGACGATAGACTGCTCAAACAGGCTGAGGAATTAGCCAGAGAAGCCAAATCCAGTAGGCAATTTACAGATGTAAACAAATTTACCTTGAAATGTATGATTTGCAACATAATGCTGACGGGACAAGTAGCAGCACAACAGCATGCACAGAGTACCGGTCATGCAAATTTCGGAGAAGTTTAA